Proteins encoded by one window of Halorubrum ruber:
- a CDS encoding SAM hydrolase/SAM-dependent halogenase family protein: MITLASDFGSPYPAAMKGVIRRHTDAELIDVAHDLPRGDPRAAAFWLRFVLPEFPPAVHCAVIDPGVGTDRDALVVRAGAHVIVAPDNGLAMPPARALAADESDVEAWTVAVDDPASETFHGRDVFAPAAARIRAALDEVSETSNGSPDADAVAETLAAMDDLTPASDPVDVRFPEPTVERDDGGDEAAGGEDGDGDVIAVDGEVLAIDRFGNVITNVPGELVRGRDWIRVNGDLTPVAETFGAVDPGERLVTVGSHGYAECDVNDGRGDGAFDLRPGDSVRFVPDSVSL; encoded by the coding sequence ATGATAACGCTCGCCTCGGACTTCGGCTCGCCGTACCCCGCCGCGATGAAGGGAGTGATCCGCCGGCACACGGACGCCGAACTGATCGACGTCGCCCACGACCTGCCGCGCGGAGACCCGCGTGCGGCCGCCTTCTGGCTCCGGTTCGTCCTCCCGGAGTTCCCGCCGGCGGTCCACTGCGCTGTAATCGACCCCGGCGTCGGCACCGACCGCGACGCCCTGGTTGTCCGCGCCGGCGCCCACGTGATCGTGGCCCCGGACAACGGACTCGCGATGCCGCCGGCCCGAGCGCTGGCGGCCGACGAGTCGGACGTCGAGGCGTGGACCGTCGCGGTCGACGACCCCGCGAGCGAGACGTTCCACGGCCGCGACGTGTTCGCCCCGGCCGCGGCCCGGATCCGAGCGGCGCTCGACGAGGTTTCGGAGACGTCGAACGGCTCTCCGGACGCCGACGCGGTCGCCGAGACGCTCGCGGCGATGGACGACCTGACGCCCGCGAGCGACCCCGTCGACGTCCGCTTCCCGGAGCCGACGGTCGAGCGCGACGATGGGGGCGATGAAGCGGCCGGCGGCGAGGACGGCGACGGCGACGTGATTGCGGTCGACGGCGAGGTGCTCGCGATCGACCGGTTCGGCAACGTGATCACCAACGTCCCCGGGGAGCTGGTCCGCGGCCGCGACTGGATCCGGGTCAACGGTGACCTCACGCCGGTCGCAGAGACGTTCGGCGCCGTCGACCCCGGTGAGCGCCTCGTCACCGTCGGGAGCCACGGCTACGCGGAGTGCGACGTCAACGACGGGCGCGGGGACGGCGCGTTCGACCTCCGGCCCGGGGACTCGGTGCGGTTCGTGCCGGACAGCGTCAGCCTCTGA
- a CDS encoding type II/IV secretion system ATPase subunit: MASDAGGSDLGDRIEALQRRLSRTWELLQGSTLDVRPFRPGEDGPLASFVVPDDEREVDRYWVNAPYAYVVITYDEVESEHRYYAVEPELDGFERELLDRVVDDIRDPLLYREGSGKTDEETLKAELETLLEGYGVEVGMDTFHALAYYLYRDFRGYGKVDPLLNDRHIEDVSCDGYDLPIFVYHDEYTDIETNVSFGQEALDSYVIRLAQQSGRHVSVGDPIVETTLPDGSRAELALGEEVTPRGSAFTIRQYAEDPFTPVDLVEYGTFSVEQMAYFWLCIEHNKSLIFAGGTASGKTTSMNAVSMFVPPRAKVLTIEDTRELSLYHDNWLSAVTRERRYEGTDIDMYDLLRSALRHRPEYIVVGEVRGEEAITLFQAMNTGHTTFSTMHADSIETVINRLENEPINVPRAMVQSLDMLSVQTLTRSDDERVRRAKTIGEIGGIDQRTGELDYSSAFEWVPDSDTFRRNDSSLLEEIADERGWSRAELLREVRRRERFIELLSALGIDDYRTFTALVNEYYADADRVMEKLDERAAAAEGVDAADIADETDAVAPGDGADRGPEAADGVDPDATDR, translated from the coding sequence ATGGCGAGTGATGCCGGCGGGAGCGACCTCGGCGACCGGATCGAGGCCCTCCAGCGGCGCCTCTCGCGTACGTGGGAGCTGCTTCAGGGGTCGACGCTCGACGTCCGCCCGTTCCGCCCCGGCGAGGACGGCCCGCTCGCGTCGTTCGTCGTCCCCGACGACGAGCGCGAGGTCGACCGGTACTGGGTGAACGCCCCGTACGCGTACGTCGTCATCACCTACGACGAGGTCGAGAGCGAACACCGCTACTACGCCGTCGAACCCGAGCTCGACGGATTCGAGCGCGAGCTCCTCGACCGCGTCGTCGACGACATCCGCGACCCCCTCCTCTACCGCGAGGGGAGCGGCAAGACGGACGAGGAGACGCTCAAAGCGGAGCTGGAGACGCTGTTAGAGGGGTACGGCGTCGAGGTCGGGATGGACACGTTCCACGCGCTCGCGTACTACCTCTACCGCGACTTCCGCGGCTACGGGAAGGTCGACCCCCTCCTCAACGACCGCCACATCGAGGACGTCTCCTGCGACGGCTACGACCTCCCGATCTTCGTCTACCACGACGAGTACACGGACATCGAGACGAACGTCTCGTTCGGACAGGAGGCGCTCGACAGCTACGTGATCCGGCTCGCCCAGCAGTCCGGGCGCCACGTCTCCGTCGGGGACCCCATCGTCGAGACGACGCTCCCGGACGGGTCGCGCGCGGAGTTGGCGCTCGGCGAGGAGGTGACCCCGCGGGGCTCGGCGTTCACCATCCGCCAGTACGCCGAGGACCCGTTCACGCCAGTCGACCTCGTGGAGTACGGGACCTTCTCCGTCGAGCAGATGGCGTACTTCTGGCTCTGCATCGAGCACAACAAGAGCCTCATCTTCGCGGGCGGCACCGCCTCGGGGAAGACCACCTCGATGAACGCGGTGTCGATGTTCGTCCCGCCGCGCGCGAAGGTGCTCACCATCGAGGACACCCGCGAGCTCTCCCTGTACCACGACAACTGGCTCTCCGCGGTCACCCGCGAGCGCCGGTACGAGGGGACGGACATCGACATGTACGACCTGCTGCGCTCGGCGCTGCGCCACCGCCCGGAGTACATCGTCGTCGGCGAGGTGCGCGGCGAGGAGGCGATCACCCTCTTCCAGGCGATGAACACCGGCCACACCACCTTCTCGACGATGCACGCCGACTCGATCGAGACGGTGATCAACCGGCTGGAGAACGAGCCGATCAACGTCCCCCGCGCGATGGTCCAGTCGCTCGACATGCTCTCGGTCCAGACGCTCACGCGCTCCGACGACGAGCGCGTGCGGCGCGCGAAGACGATCGGCGAGATCGGCGGCATCGACCAGCGCACCGGCGAGCTCGACTACTCCTCGGCGTTCGAGTGGGTGCCCGACTCCGACACGTTCCGCCGGAACGACTCCTCGCTGCTGGAGGAGATCGCCGACGAGCGCGGCTGGTCCCGGGCGGAGCTGCTCCGCGAGGTCCGGCGCCGCGAGCGCTTCATCGAACTGCTCTCCGCGCTCGGCATCGACGACTACCGCACGTTCACCGCCCTCGTCAACGAGTACTACGCCGACGCCGACCGCGTGATGGAGAAGCTCGACGAGCGCGCCGCCGCGGCCGAGGGCGTCGACGCCGCCGATATCGCGGATGAGACCGACGCGGTCGCGCCGGGCGACGGGGCCGACCGCGGTCCCGAAGCCGCCGACGGCGTCGACCCCGACGCCACCGACCGATGA
- a CDS encoding nicotinamide-nucleotide adenylyltransferase: MRGFYIGRYQPFHDGHRHMVEEIAAEVDELVLGIGSAGDSHTTRNPFTAGERVMMVTKAVEELDATTYVVPIEDLDRNSVWVSHVQSMTPRFDVAYSNNPLVVRLFEEAGVEVRQSPMFRRDVLEGTELRERMIRGRDWADLVPDAVVDVIREVDGVERIRRIAETDSLGDEPSDQ; encoded by the coding sequence ATGCGGGGGTTTTACATCGGCCGGTATCAGCCGTTTCACGACGGCCACCGGCACATGGTGGAAGAGATCGCGGCGGAGGTCGACGAGCTCGTCTTGGGGATCGGCTCCGCCGGCGACTCCCACACCACGCGGAACCCCTTCACCGCCGGCGAGCGCGTGATGATGGTGACGAAGGCGGTCGAGGAGTTGGACGCCACCACCTACGTCGTCCCCATCGAGGACCTCGACCGCAACTCCGTCTGGGTGAGCCACGTCCAGAGCATGACCCCGCGGTTCGACGTCGCGTACTCGAACAACCCGCTCGTCGTCCGGCTCTTCGAGGAGGCCGGCGTCGAGGTGCGCCAGTCGCCGATGTTCCGCCGCGACGTGCTGGAGGGGACCGAGCTCCGCGAGCGCATGATCCGCGGCCGCGACTGGGCGGACCTCGTCCCGGACGCCGTCGTCGACGTGATCCGCGAGGTCGACGGCGTCGAGCGCATCCGCCGGATCGCCGAGACCGACTCGTTAGGCGACGAACCTTCGGACCAATAG
- a CDS encoding DUF5793 family protein — translation MRRDYFDLTVEGVDEGAGSRSPPLVRIDFHGPEELLRERLSGGESDDIIVETDGDDLLTADEIDVAFRLREPLDEADDPEGVVGVTNRYTGDFVLELNETATDVLPFIHAARDATDDGDARYRVEIDVDGERLVAYDKDTFLVYDHEGNLLRSESLIPSGVEL, via the coding sequence ATGCGGCGTGACTACTTCGATCTGACCGTCGAGGGCGTCGACGAGGGCGCCGGCTCCCGATCGCCCCCGCTGGTGCGGATCGACTTCCACGGGCCGGAGGAACTGCTCCGCGAGCGGCTCTCCGGGGGCGAGAGCGACGACATCATCGTCGAAACGGACGGCGACGACCTGCTCACAGCAGACGAGATCGACGTCGCGTTCCGGCTCCGCGAGCCGCTGGACGAGGCGGACGACCCGGAGGGCGTCGTCGGCGTCACCAACCGGTACACCGGCGACTTCGTCCTCGAACTCAACGAGACGGCGACGGACGTCCTCCCGTTCATCCACGCCGCGCGCGACGCGACCGACGACGGCGACGCCCGGTACCGCGTCGAGATCGACGTCGACGGCGAGCGGCTCGTCGCCTACGACAAGGACACCTTCCTCGTGTACGACCACGAGGGGAACCTCCTCCGCAGCGAGAGTCTGATCCCCTCGGGCGTCGAGCTGTAG